From a region of the Hymenobacter jejuensis genome:
- a CDS encoding aminopeptidase P N-terminal domain-containing protein produces MRYGSIAPTLFTHNRRNFTQQLLPASLAIFHSNDIMPTNADGTMAFRQNNDLFYLSGVDQEESILLLFPDAKLPQHREILFLRETSDLILVWEGYKLTKDEARQLSGIKTIMWLDSFKQVLTALMNEAEHVYLNSNEHIRSVVEVETRDARFIKEIKAQYPLHDYRRAAPIMHHLRAIKSEEEIRLMREAMNITEKAFRRVLGFVQPGVWEYEIEAEIVHEFVRNRSRGPAYGSIIASGANACILHYVSNDRECKDGDVLLMDFGAEYANYAADLSRSIPVNGTFTKRQRDVYEAVLRVMKFATSNLLAGNNIEDYHAAVGRTMEQELIKLDLLTESDVKNQDPSAPLYKKYFMHGTSHYLGLDVHDVGAKYRVFEPGMVYTCEPGIYIREEGLGIRLENDILITRSQPEDLMKNIPLEADDIERLMREARA; encoded by the coding sequence ATGCGTTACGGCTCCATCGCCCCAACTTTGTTTACTCACAACCGGCGCAACTTCACCCAGCAGCTGTTGCCGGCGTCGTTGGCAATTTTCCATTCTAACGACATCATGCCCACCAACGCCGATGGGACGATGGCCTTCCGGCAGAATAACGACCTTTTCTACCTTTCTGGTGTAGATCAGGAGGAAAGCATCTTGTTGCTTTTTCCCGATGCCAAGCTGCCCCAGCACCGCGAAATCCTGTTTTTGCGCGAAACCAGCGACCTGATTCTGGTTTGGGAAGGCTACAAGCTCACCAAAGACGAGGCGCGCCAACTGTCTGGTATTAAGACGATTATGTGGCTCGATAGTTTCAAGCAGGTGCTGACTGCCCTCATGAACGAAGCCGAGCACGTGTACCTCAACTCCAACGAGCACATCCGGTCGGTGGTCGAGGTCGAAACCCGCGATGCGCGCTTTATCAAGGAAATCAAGGCCCAGTACCCGCTGCACGACTACCGCCGCGCGGCGCCCATTATGCACCACCTGCGGGCCATCAAGTCGGAAGAAGAAATCCGGTTGATGCGCGAGGCCATGAACATCACCGAAAAGGCCTTCCGGCGTGTGCTGGGCTTTGTGCAGCCCGGGGTGTGGGAATACGAGATCGAGGCAGAGATCGTACATGAGTTTGTACGCAACCGCTCGCGCGGGCCGGCGTACGGCAGCATCATTGCCTCGGGCGCCAACGCCTGCATTCTGCACTACGTTTCCAACGACCGCGAATGCAAAGACGGCGACGTGCTGCTGATGGACTTCGGCGCCGAATACGCCAATTACGCCGCCGATCTGTCGCGCTCCATCCCCGTTAACGGCACGTTTACCAAGCGCCAGCGCGACGTGTACGAGGCCGTGCTGCGGGTCATGAAATTTGCTACTTCCAACCTGCTGGCCGGCAACAACATCGAAGACTACCATGCCGCCGTGGGGCGCACCATGGAGCAGGAGCTGATCAAGCTGGATTTGCTCACCGAATCGGACGTGAAAAATCAGGATCCGAGCGCGCCGCTCTACAAAAAATATTTCATGCACGGCACTTCGCATTATCTGGGCCTTGATGTGCACGACGTCGGCGCCAAGTACCGGGTATTTGAGCCTGGTATGGTATATACTTGTGAGCCAGGTATTTACATTCGGGAAGAAGGACTGGGTATTCGGCTTGAAAACGATATCCTGATCACGCGCAGCCAGCCCGAAGACTTGATGAAGAATATCCCGCTGGAAGCCGACGACATCGAGCGGCTGATGCGTGAAGCTCGGGCGTAA
- a CDS encoding OmpA family protein yields the protein MKHLLTTAAAFGLALLSAVPEAQAQSADKKTGISLYGSGLQYIGDLGTGAYKYNRIGYGGGVTISRYITPGIDIGLAGNYGILKYTGKNGTAHDGVGFEADATTINIPIKLKLNNGWALKEDAVIAPYLLIAPGVLIASSDHYQPERRLVDNVNYKAFDLHGAAGVAFQFSPGFAVFVQTGIHQQFGTDMIDGVSGGHKDRYLQHSAGITINLGKAKDTDMDGVPDRKDKCPDTPAGVAVDEAGCPLDGDKDGVPDYQDKCPTEAGTAALEGCPDRDNDGVRDSEDECPDQAGTAALKGCPDADGDGVADKNDTCPNTPAGTQVDATGCPIVLDKDGDGVLDNVDKCPGTPTGVPVDSTGCPIIDPAIRSLEKPITFETNSTVIRKSSYPTLNKMVQALKDHPELSIRISGHADSRGTDEYNQGLSERRAESGKKFFVGRQIDPARITTEGFGESQPAAPNTTKAGMAKNRRAEFKFEFYIPSQPQP from the coding sequence ATGAAACACCTCTTAACAACAGCAGCGGCCTTCGGGCTGGCGCTCCTGTCGGCCGTGCCAGAAGCTCAGGCGCAGAGCGCTGACAAGAAGACCGGCATTAGCCTTTACGGCAGCGGCCTGCAGTACATCGGAGACCTCGGTACTGGCGCCTACAAGTACAACCGGATCGGTTACGGTGGCGGCGTCACCATTAGCCGGTACATCACGCCGGGCATCGATATTGGCTTGGCGGGTAACTATGGCATTCTGAAATATACCGGCAAAAACGGTACGGCCCACGACGGCGTCGGATTCGAAGCCGATGCAACTACCATCAACATTCCGATCAAGCTGAAGCTGAACAACGGCTGGGCCCTGAAGGAAGACGCGGTGATTGCTCCTTACCTGCTGATTGCACCAGGTGTTTTGATTGCTAGCTCCGACCATTACCAGCCGGAGCGCCGGTTGGTTGACAACGTAAACTATAAGGCGTTCGATCTGCACGGTGCAGCAGGTGTCGCCTTCCAGTTTTCGCCAGGCTTTGCAGTGTTTGTTCAGACTGGCATTCACCAGCAGTTTGGTACTGATATGATTGACGGCGTTAGCGGAGGCCACAAAGACCGCTATCTGCAACACTCGGCCGGTATCACCATCAACCTCGGCAAAGCCAAGGATACCGACATGGACGGCGTTCCGGACCGGAAAGACAAATGCCCCGATACGCCTGCTGGCGTAGCTGTTGACGAAGCCGGCTGCCCACTTGACGGCGACAAAGACGGTGTTCCGGATTACCAAGACAAGTGCCCAACTGAAGCTGGTACGGCCGCTCTCGAAGGCTGCCCAGACCGTGACAACGACGGCGTGCGCGATTCGGAAGATGAATGCCCAGACCAAGCTGGAACAGCTGCCCTCAAAGGTTGCCCCGACGCCGACGGTGACGGTGTAGCTGACAAGAACGATACCTGCCCGAACACGCCGGCCGGTACTCAGGTTGACGCCACGGGTTGCCCAATCGTACTCGACAAAGACGGTGACGGTGTCCTCGACAACGTAGACAAGTGCCCTGGCACCCCAACTGGTGTCCCGGTTGACTCGACGGGTTGCCCCATCATCGATCCGGCCATCCGCAGCCTCGAGAAGCCAATCACGTTCGAAACCAACAGCACCGTGATTCGGAAGAGCTCGTACCCAACGCTGAACAAGATGGTTCAGGCGCTGAAAGATCACCCAGAGCTAAGCATCCGCATCTCGGGCCATGCTGACAGCCGCGGTACCGACGAGTACAACCAAGGCCTGTCGGAGCGTCGTGCTGAGTCTGGCAAGAAGTTCTTCGTAGGTCGCCAGATTGATCCGGCTCGGATCACGACGGAAGGCTTCGGCGAATCGCAGCCAGCTGCTCCGAACACGACCAAGGCAGGTATGGCGAAAAACCGCCGTGCAGAATTTAAATTCGAATTCTACATCCCAAGCCAGCCCCAGCCCTAA
- a CDS encoding GAF domain-containing protein, with amino-acid sequence MSLPDSLIPANDIQRLHALAPYQVMGTAPDAVFDEVVRLTAKLFGVPIALVSLIEEDSVWFKANFGLASAERVARNESICSVAILQEETTIYEDLRAQPCHLTNPGVAEALDLRFYAGYPLRTTEGHSIGALCIIDRQPRTLSPIEQERLQKLAAVVMKMLDLRLALKQQPTQAVVTWLQLYHHLDQSLTRLDTLGKLIQWETSPTSVAALDYQQSIQEEATLVTRVLDEQTTAALSALQRS; translated from the coding sequence ATGTCATTACCCGATTCTTTGATTCCTGCCAACGATATCCAGCGCTTGCACGCGTTAGCGCCCTATCAAGTGATGGGAACTGCCCCCGACGCCGTGTTCGACGAGGTGGTTCGGCTCACGGCTAAGTTGTTCGGGGTGCCCATTGCCTTGGTTTCTTTGATTGAAGAGGACAGCGTATGGTTCAAGGCCAACTTTGGCTTGGCCAGTGCCGAACGGGTTGCCCGTAACGAAAGCATTTGTTCCGTGGCCATTTTGCAGGAGGAAACGACGATCTACGAAGACTTGCGTGCGCAGCCCTGCCACCTCACCAATCCTGGCGTAGCCGAAGCATTGGACCTGCGCTTTTACGCGGGGTACCCATTGCGTACTACCGAAGGCCACTCGATTGGTGCCTTGTGCATCATCGACCGGCAGCCCCGGACTCTTTCTCCGATTGAACAAGAGCGCTTGCAAAAGTTGGCGGCCGTGGTCATGAAAATGCTGGACCTGCGGCTGGCTCTTAAGCAACAACCTACACAAGCGGTTGTAACCTGGTTGCAACTGTATCACCATCTGGATCAGTCGCTTACGCGGCTGGATACACTGGGGAAGCTAATTCAGTGGGAGACTTCGCCCACCAGTGTGGCAGCCCTCGATTACCAGCAGTCTATCCAAGAAGAGGCTACGTTGGTGACCCGCGTGCTTGACGAACAAACCACAGCCGCACTGTCGGCTTTGCAGCGCAGCTAA
- a CDS encoding DUF4252 domain-containing protein, whose product MKLRLITICTVLALLALGSCRTAGPGTPARTVAAFFNKYEGRPGFKTTDWSAGLTTRLLLSKLGKFGGDNDLSQALTSIRSFRIITFTPASASSQKLVAEGLTKEVDGLLQNERYTALAESGGSTTMRYATRQSGDKVQEIAASGHVDGAPDSFVLASISGNFTREQVTALTKFLPGVISETTK is encoded by the coding sequence ATGAAACTTCGCCTGATCACCATCTGCACTGTGCTGGCGCTTCTCGCGCTGGGCAGCTGCCGCACTGCCGGCCCCGGTACACCTGCCCGCACGGTTGCTGCCTTCTTCAATAAATACGAGGGCCGCCCCGGCTTCAAAACCACCGACTGGTCGGCGGGACTGACCACGCGCCTGCTGCTCAGTAAGCTGGGCAAGTTTGGAGGCGACAACGACCTTAGCCAAGCCCTGACGTCCATTCGCAGCTTTCGCATCATCACGTTTACGCCCGCCTCGGCCAGCTCGCAGAAGTTGGTTGCCGAAGGCCTGACCAAGGAGGTCGATGGCTTGCTGCAAAATGAGCGCTACACGGCCCTAGCCGAATCGGGTGGCTCGACTACCATGCGCTACGCCACGCGCCAGTCGGGCGATAAGGTGCAGGAGATTGCGGCATCCGGCCACGTCGATGGCGCTCCGGATTCGTTCGTGCTGGCTTCTATTTCCGGCAACTTCACCCGCGAGCAGGTAACTGCGTTGACTAAGTTTTTGCCGGGCGTCATCAGCGAGACTACTAAGTAG
- a CDS encoding EVE domain-containing protein, with translation MNYWLVKSEPEKYSWTDFLRDGYTDWTGVRNYQARNYLQQMQPGDLVLFYHSVSDKTVVGVAAVSKAAAPDATAEPGSGWVAVELQPQEALAHPVTLTRIKQDARLHQIGLLRQSRLSVMPLRPEEFDTVLELGS, from the coding sequence ATGAACTACTGGCTCGTCAAATCCGAACCCGAAAAATACTCCTGGACCGATTTTCTGCGTGATGGTTACACCGATTGGACAGGCGTCCGTAACTATCAGGCTCGCAATTACTTACAACAAATGCAACCCGGCGACCTGGTGCTGTTCTACCACAGCGTATCCGACAAAACGGTAGTTGGCGTCGCTGCAGTCAGCAAGGCGGCCGCACCTGATGCTACCGCTGAGCCCGGCAGCGGCTGGGTAGCCGTAGAATTGCAGCCGCAAGAGGCTCTCGCGCACCCCGTAACCCTAACGCGAATCAAGCAAGACGCCCGCCTGCACCAGATCGGCCTGTTGCGGCAATCGCGGCTGTCGGTGATGCCGTTGCGCCCCGAAGAATTCGATACGGTTCTGGAACTGGGCAGCTGA
- a CDS encoding lipocalin family protein, translating into MRLFTLLVCLSVVLLAGTCKPDTHKMAEFKELEGTWLHAHEEDQGDVRVYRPNTYSFPPSRGRTGFSFTHNGLFTQYDIAPTDGLEGRKGTWTAEGDRIIRISLDDKRDPDYKLEILSLENNVLKVRRIE; encoded by the coding sequence ATGCGCCTGTTCACCCTCTTGGTTTGCCTAAGCGTTGTGCTGCTGGCCGGGACCTGCAAACCCGATACTCACAAAATGGCCGAGTTTAAGGAATTGGAAGGCACTTGGCTGCACGCCCACGAAGAAGACCAAGGCGATGTGCGCGTGTACCGGCCCAATACCTACAGTTTCCCGCCTTCGCGGGGCCGTACGGGCTTCAGCTTCACGCACAACGGCTTGTTTACCCAATACGACATCGCTCCTACCGACGGCTTAGAAGGCCGCAAAGGCACTTGGACGGCCGAAGGCGACCGCATTATCCGGATTTCACTCGACGACAAGCGCGACCCGGATTACAAGCTTGAGATTCTGTCTCTAGAAAATAACGTCCTGAAAGTGAGGCGCATCGAATAA
- the polX gene encoding DNA polymerase/3'-5' exonuclease PolX, whose protein sequence is MSTLLDNRALIRAFRLAASLLELHDENQFKIRAYEGTAAALERLEFPVADLDRTGLPDRTGLSKTAAARVAELLDTGTFDELTRLLSITPAGVVEMLNIKGIGPKKIRALWRELGIESPEALREAAEQDRVSKLKGFGKKTQDAILQVLEFTQQSRGKLLFPQAEALGEDLAARLRETLHTDKVAVAGEIRRRLEVIETVAVVAATAQPWQAHAMLNALDGLTHDAARSGPFAWRGTATESGVKIDVRLVSKEDFTNQLFLLTGTEAHLCEPLAEADPGQPATLRQLVKRERFYQESAIYQKVGLQYVEPELREGLGELALAKDQKLPQLLEESDLKGSLHNHSTYSDGSHSLRQMAEWLRDHGFEYLGICDHSQAAHYANGLSVERVRQQHREIDQLNQELAPFRIFKGIESDILGDGSLDYSPDVLASFDFIVASIHSNLKMDQHRATERLLRAIDNPYTTMLGHPTGRLLLRREGYPIDYKAVIDACAKRNVMIEINANPWRLDLDWRWVHYALEQGVRLSINPDAHHTDGYADMRYGVLMGRKGMLTKEMTFNALSGDEVAAYFAERKAKIKPPEAFKATLFG, encoded by the coding sequence TTGTCTACTCTCTTGGATAACCGCGCCCTCATTCGTGCCTTCCGGCTAGCTGCTTCGTTGCTGGAACTGCACGACGAAAATCAGTTTAAAATCCGGGCGTACGAAGGCACCGCCGCTGCTCTCGAACGCCTCGAATTCCCGGTAGCCGACCTCGACCGCACCGGCTTGCCCGACCGCACCGGCTTGAGCAAAACGGCCGCCGCTCGTGTCGCTGAGCTGCTCGATACCGGGACTTTCGACGAGCTTACACGCCTGCTTAGCATCACGCCCGCCGGCGTGGTAGAGATGCTCAATATCAAGGGCATCGGCCCAAAAAAGATCCGGGCGTTGTGGCGCGAGCTGGGCATCGAAAGCCCCGAAGCCCTGCGCGAAGCCGCCGAGCAAGACCGCGTGAGCAAGCTAAAGGGCTTTGGCAAGAAAACGCAAGATGCTATCCTCCAGGTACTTGAGTTTACGCAGCAAAGCCGGGGCAAACTGCTTTTTCCGCAAGCCGAAGCCTTAGGTGAAGACTTGGCGGCCCGCCTGCGCGAAACTCTCCACACCGACAAAGTAGCTGTGGCCGGAGAGATCCGCCGCCGCTTGGAAGTAATTGAGACAGTGGCTGTTGTGGCCGCTACCGCGCAGCCTTGGCAAGCGCACGCCATGCTGAATGCCCTCGATGGCCTGACGCATGATGCAGCGCGCTCCGGACCTTTTGCGTGGCGCGGCACCGCCACCGAATCCGGCGTGAAAATCGATGTGCGCCTCGTTTCCAAGGAGGATTTTACCAATCAGCTTTTCTTGCTCACGGGCACCGAAGCCCACCTGTGCGAACCTTTGGCTGAGGCGGACCCCGGCCAGCCCGCCACGTTGCGCCAACTCGTGAAGCGCGAGCGGTTTTATCAGGAATCGGCTATCTATCAGAAAGTTGGCTTACAATATGTGGAACCTGAACTGCGGGAAGGACTCGGTGAGTTGGCCTTGGCCAAAGACCAAAAACTGCCGCAGTTACTGGAAGAAAGCGATCTGAAAGGTTCGCTGCATAACCACAGCACTTACTCCGACGGGTCGCACTCGCTGCGGCAGATGGCCGAATGGCTGCGCGACCACGGCTTCGAGTATCTCGGTATCTGCGACCACTCGCAAGCGGCGCATTACGCCAACGGCCTCAGCGTCGAGCGTGTGCGTCAGCAGCACCGCGAAATCGACCAATTGAACCAGGAATTAGCGCCTTTTCGCATTTTTAAAGGCATCGAAAGCGATATTCTGGGCGATGGCTCGCTCGACTATTCGCCCGATGTTCTGGCCTCGTTCGACTTTATTGTAGCCTCGATCCACAGCAATCTCAAAATGGACCAGCACCGTGCCACCGAGCGCTTGCTGCGCGCCATCGACAATCCGTACACCACCATGCTGGGCCACCCAACCGGTCGGCTGTTGTTGCGCCGTGAAGGATATCCTATTGATTATAAAGCGGTTATAGATGCCTGTGCGAAACGCAACGTCATGATCGAAATAAATGCCAACCCCTGGCGCCTCGACCTCGACTGGCGGTGGGTGCATTACGCGTTGGAGCAGGGCGTGCGCCTGAGCATCAATCCCGATGCGCACCACACCGACGGCTACGCCGACATGCGCTACGGCGTGCTAATGGGGCGCAAGGGCATGCTCACCAAAGAGATGACGTTCAATGCCTTATCGGGGGACGAAGTGGCGGCCTATTTTGCCGAGCGCAAAGCCAAAATCAAGCCGCCGGAAGCGTTCAAAGCAACCTTGTTCGGATAG
- a CDS encoding glycosyltransferase family 9 protein translates to MKILVLRFSSIGDIVLTTPVVRALKQQVPGAQVHFCTKPAYRSIVEPNPYIDKAHYLTGSLNELVAELREERFDFIIDLHRNLRTLLLKVQLGVPSRSFDKLNFQKWLLVNFKIDQLPRLHIVDRYLAAAKSLGVRNDGQGLDYFIPEAEEVDINTLPSGFQHGYVAFAIGAQHATKRLPVERIIELCALLRRPIVLLGGPEDESTGHVIELHFDHTPAVAEAPRTVPVSPYYFPKTSGVQVPKTIIYNACGHFSLNQSASLVRQAQFVVSHDTGLMHIAAAFQKEIFSVWGNTVPEFGMYPYRTEFKVLEVRGLSCRPCSKIGYAKCPQGHFKCMHDISFDLELPPPHDGR, encoded by the coding sequence ATGAAAATTCTTGTTCTGCGCTTTTCCTCCATCGGCGACATCGTGCTGACCACGCCCGTCGTGCGGGCGTTGAAGCAGCAAGTGCCTGGGGCACAGGTGCATTTCTGCACCAAGCCTGCTTACCGGAGCATCGTCGAGCCGAACCCCTACATCGACAAAGCGCACTACTTGACGGGTTCGCTGAACGAGTTGGTGGCCGAATTGCGCGAAGAGCGTTTTGACTTCATAATCGACCTGCACCGCAACCTGCGAACGCTGCTGCTTAAGGTGCAACTCGGTGTACCCAGTCGCAGTTTCGATAAGCTGAATTTTCAGAAATGGCTGCTCGTCAACTTCAAAATCGACCAGTTGCCGCGGCTCCATATTGTAGATCGTTACTTGGCGGCGGCCAAATCGTTGGGCGTGCGCAACGATGGGCAGGGCCTCGATTATTTTATTCCGGAGGCGGAAGAAGTAGACATAAACACATTGCCTTCTGGTTTTCAGCACGGGTACGTAGCCTTTGCCATCGGGGCCCAGCACGCGACCAAGCGCCTGCCCGTCGAGCGTATCATCGAGTTATGCGCGTTGCTGCGGCGGCCCATTGTGCTGCTTGGTGGCCCCGAAGATGAAAGCACCGGCCACGTCATCGAGCTGCATTTCGACCATACCCCAGCCGTGGCGGAGGCCCCGCGTACCGTTCCGGTCAGCCCGTATTATTTCCCCAAAACCTCAGGTGTCCAAGTTCCCAAGACCATAATCTATAATGCTTGCGGGCATTTTTCACTTAACCAATCGGCTTCGTTGGTGCGGCAGGCGCAGTTTGTTGTGAGCCACGATACCGGGCTGATGCACATTGCGGCCGCGTTTCAGAAGGAAATCTTTAGTGTGTGGGGCAACACGGTGCCGGAGTTTGGGATGTACCCGTATCGTACGGAGTTTAAAGTCTTGGAAGTAAGGGGGTTATCGTGCCGGCCGTGCTCTAAAATCGGCTACGCGAAGTGTCCGCAGGGGCATTTCAAGTGCATGCACGACATTTCCTTTGATTTGGAGCTGCCCCCTCCGCACGACGGGCGATAA
- a CDS encoding OsmC family protein → MAANKDVVVRVAQGALLADVQAGRHTFRVDEPIEVGGQDTGPTPYDLLLSALGACTAITLRLYADQKKWPLELVEVRLRHQRVHRDDCVQCKMASAMLEEVQKELRLIGPLTPEQRQRLEAVSQKCPMQKTLAAGIRIVSRLVPEGAEFAA, encoded by the coding sequence ATGGCTGCGAATAAAGATGTAGTGGTTCGGGTTGCGCAAGGCGCTTTACTGGCCGACGTACAGGCTGGTCGCCACACTTTCCGGGTAGATGAGCCCATCGAAGTAGGAGGGCAGGACACCGGCCCTACGCCTTACGACTTGCTGCTTAGTGCGTTGGGCGCGTGTACGGCCATTACGTTGCGCCTGTACGCCGACCAGAAGAAGTGGCCGCTGGAATTGGTTGAAGTGCGCCTGCGTCACCAGCGGGTGCACCGCGACGACTGCGTGCAGTGTAAGATGGCGAGTGCCATGCTGGAGGAAGTGCAAAAGGAATTGCGGCTAATTGGCCCCCTTACGCCGGAGCAGCGACAGCGGCTGGAGGCGGTTTCGCAAAAATGTCCTATGCAGAAAACCTTGGCGGCGGGCATTCGCATTGTGTCGCGCCTAGTACCCGAAGGCGCCGAATTTGCGGCTTAA
- a CDS encoding UBP-type zinc finger domain-containing protein, producing the protein MEPVCTHLASLDHLYVATEHICPECVALGDNWVHLRVCQTCGHVGCCDNSKNKHATKHFHATQHPVITSAEPGERWAWCYVDSEIMEY; encoded by the coding sequence ATGGAGCCGGTCTGTACGCATCTCGCCAGCCTAGATCATTTGTATGTTGCCACTGAGCACATCTGCCCTGAGTGCGTAGCACTAGGCGATAATTGGGTGCACCTGCGCGTGTGCCAAACCTGTGGCCACGTCGGGTGTTGCGACAACTCCAAAAACAAACACGCTACCAAGCATTTCCACGCCACACAGCACCCCGTTATCACCTCAGCCGAACCCGGCGAGCGCTGGGCCTGGTGCTACGTGGATAGTGAGATTATGGAATATTAA
- the serS gene encoding serine--tRNA ligase: MLQVSVLKEHREMVLAGLAKKHYANAEADVQSILDLDQRRRQLQTEHDQAQAEANELARQIGGRMKSGDKSGAEALKARTAVLKQEIKAHADELAQVESALQQTLVKLPNLPHSSVPEGRTPQENEVVSEKGQKPELPANALPHWELIKKYDIIDFDLGNKITGAGFPVYKGQGARLQRAMINFFLDEARNAGYTEMQPPILVNEASGYGTGQLPDKDGQMYHDAQDNLYLIPTAEVPITNLYRDEIIPAEKLPIRNAGYTPCFRREAGSWGADVRGLNRLHQFDKVEIVQITHPEQSYAALDSMVAHIEGLLQKLELPYRVLRLCGGDMSFTSALTYDLEVWSAAQGRWLEVSSASNFETFQANRLKLRYRTEGGKTQLLHTLNGSALALPRIVAALLENNQSEDGIRLPEVLHSYCGFSKIG; encoded by the coding sequence ATGCTGCAAGTTTCTGTTCTGAAAGAGCACCGCGAAATGGTGCTGGCCGGGCTGGCCAAAAAGCATTATGCCAACGCCGAAGCCGATGTGCAGTCGATTTTGGATCTCGATCAGCGGCGGCGGCAACTCCAAACCGAGCACGACCAAGCCCAGGCCGAAGCCAACGAATTGGCCCGCCAGATCGGGGGCCGGATGAAAAGCGGCGACAAATCGGGGGCAGAAGCGCTGAAAGCCCGTACTGCCGTACTAAAGCAAGAAATCAAGGCGCACGCCGATGAGCTAGCGCAGGTAGAATCCGCGTTGCAGCAAACCTTGGTAAAGCTACCCAATCTGCCGCACAGCAGTGTGCCCGAAGGCCGTACGCCCCAAGAGAACGAAGTTGTTTCGGAAAAAGGTCAAAAACCCGAACTTCCTGCTAACGCTTTGCCTCATTGGGAGTTAATTAAGAAGTACGACATCATTGATTTTGACCTCGGCAATAAGATTACGGGCGCGGGCTTTCCGGTGTATAAAGGGCAAGGCGCGCGGTTGCAGCGGGCCATGATCAACTTCTTCCTCGACGAAGCGCGCAACGCTGGCTACACCGAAATGCAGCCGCCTATTCTGGTTAACGAAGCTTCGGGCTACGGCACGGGCCAGTTGCCGGACAAAGACGGCCAGATGTACCACGACGCGCAAGACAATCTCTACCTGATTCCGACCGCGGAAGTACCCATCACGAACCTGTACCGCGACGAAATTATTCCGGCCGAAAAGCTGCCCATTCGCAATGCTGGCTACACGCCCTGCTTCCGCCGCGAAGCCGGCTCATGGGGTGCCGACGTGCGCGGCCTCAACCGCCTGCACCAGTTTGACAAGGTTGAAATCGTGCAGATAACGCATCCTGAGCAGAGCTACGCCGCCTTAGACAGCATGGTAGCGCACATCGAAGGGTTGCTGCAAAAGCTGGAGCTGCCTTATCGGGTGCTACGCCTGTGCGGCGGCGACATGAGCTTTACCTCAGCTCTCACCTACGACCTAGAAGTGTGGAGCGCCGCGCAAGGTCGTTGGCTGGAAGTAAGTTCGGCCAGCAACTTCGAGACCTTCCAAGCCAACCGCCTCAAGCTGCGGTATCGCACCGAAGGTGGCAAAACGCAACTTCTGCACACACTTAATGGCTCGGCCCTGGCCCTGCCCCGCATCGTGGCGGCCCTGCTGGAAAACAACCAGTCAGAAGACGGCATCCGACTACCCGAAGTCCTGCACAGCTACTGCGGCTTTAGCAAGATTGGGTAG